From Phycodurus eques isolate BA_2022a chromosome 13, UOR_Pequ_1.1, whole genome shotgun sequence, a single genomic window includes:
- the kdm4ab gene encoding lysine-specific demethylase 4A isoform X3 translates to MASDTAPQSHASKGIMTFYPTVEEFKNFSRYVAYMESQGAHKAGLAKVIPPKEWKPRHSYDDIDDLVIPAPIQQVVTGQSGLFTQYNIQKKSMSVKEFRKIANSDKFCSPHYDDFDELERKYWKNVTFNPPIYGADVGGSLYNPEVKEWNICHLNTILDTVESESGITIEGVNTPYLYFGMWKTTFAWHTEDMDLYSINYLHFGEPKSWYCVPPEHGRRFERLAQGFFSGSAQTCEAFLRHKMTLISPSILKKYGIPFEKITQYAGEFMVTFPYAYHAGFNHGFNCAESTNFATQRWIEYGKQAVLCSCRKDMVKISMDVFVKKFQPDRYEQWLAGRDTAPIDHSRPTPEAKEFLGDSFNIFYNSSSCSVDSDRDDVGRKSPLQRIETKRHRVCLELPEEVVSKDTDEEMILYAKRPRLNLLPPRMTPQDGKRNKGPPKLIVTPTKLTLLDPFHRGLNTSDSGHTPHYTKTRPPAFLSQNGHLSATVTPTWTPSRKMGVASLLFHRTLTQKDILHVHSYPREKMQTHTMLQVHSYAREQQPCHLPLGGATVSPSQSPASGNTESRLESRISLTKVVPSQTEHSVEKDHTPSVSMPNDFQNAAIAEPTCLTQSAEVNKMEIPKNQNKRQNSQCPLWDSGIIIVKDTIPVKQPIQVKVISQSHDVSEEQSYCMSVATKQQHQDQLRKLPRHHPLFREILSEDEIYEDVTVEQEEKEEWAKPLRNLWQSRPIKPQVEWEYNKRMGEQAPYCSICLLFYTHYQSEGSDGNSSVTLVNRQGCQWSKPLIPEMCFNTHTNKASDSGEGQLSNPHITEDGTSRLLSCSQCCVRVHTSCYGVTREETEQDDWLCARCKAEATLEHSCLTFVEQSGNIAQYLHTNEHE, encoded by the exons ATGGCGTCAGACACAGCACCCCAAAGCCATGCCTCCAAAGGGATTATGACCTTTTACCCCACTGTTGAGGAGTTCAAAAACTTCAGCCGCTATGTCGCATACATGGAGTCACAGGGAGCACACAAAGCAGGCCTGGCCAAA GTGATCCCACCAAAAGAATGGAAGCCAAGACATTCATATGATGATATAGATGATTTGGTGATTCCTGCACCCATTCAGCAGGTGGTGACAGGCCAGTCGGGCCTTTTCACACAGTACAACATTCAGAAGAAGTCGATGTCTGTGAAAGAGTTCCGTAAAATTGCAAACAGTGACAA GTTCTGTAGCCCTCACTATGATGATTTTGATGAACTGGAAAGGAAGTACTGGAAGAATGTGACCTTTAATCCTCCTATATATGGAGCCGACGTCGGTGGCAGTCTATACAATCCG GAAGTCAAAGAGTGGAACATTTGTCATCTTAACACCATTTTGGACACGGTGGAATCTGAAAGCGGCATCACCATTGAGGGTGTTAATACACCCTACTTGTATTTTGGCATGTGGAAGACCACCTTTGCATGGCACACTGAGGACATGGACCTCTACAGCATCAACTACTTGCACTTCGGAGAGCCCAAATCCTg GTACTGCGTTCCTCCAGAGCATGGGAGAAGATTTGAGCGTCTGGCTCAAG GTTTCTTTTCTGGTAGTGCTCAAACTTGTGAGGCCTTTTTGCGGCACAAGATGACCCTGATATCGCCTTCTATACTGAAGAAATATGGAATTCCGTTTGAAAAG ATTACCCAATATGCTGGCGAGTTCATGGTCACGTTCCCCTATGCTTATCATGCTGGCTTCAACCATGGTTTCAACTGTGCCGAATCCACCAACTTTGCCACACAGCGCTGGATTGAGTATGGCAAGCAAGCAGTTTTG TGCTCATGCCGCAAGGACATGGTAAAGATCTCCATGGATGTGTTTGTCAAGAAATTCCAGCCAGATCGCTACGAACAGTGGCTGGCGGGGCGAGATACAGCCCCCATCGACCACTCCCGGCCCACTCCAGAGGCTAAGGAGTTCCTGGGCGATTCTTTCAATATCTTCTACAATAGTAGCAGTTGCTCCGTGGATAGCGATCGGGATGATGTAGGGCGGAAGAG tCCACTTCAAAGAATTGAGACCAAGAGACACCGGGTGTGTCTGGAGCTGCCGGAAGAGGTTGTTTCCAAAGATACAGATGAGGAAATGATCCTGTATGCGAAGCGGCCAAGACTAAATCTTTTACCACCACGTAtgacaccacaggatggcaaGCGAAATAAAG GTCCACCAAAGTTGATTGTCACACCGACAAAGCTCACGTTGCTGGATCCATTTCACAGGGGTTTAAACACGAGTGATTCAGGACACACGCCTCACTACACAAAGACTCGTCCACCTGCGTTTTTGTCCCAAAACGGTCATCTGTCAGCCACAGTGACGCCAACATGGACGCCTTCCCGCAAAATGGGGGTGGCCAGCTTGCTCTTCCATCGGACTCTCACTCAAAAAGACATCTTACATGTTCACAGTTACCCTCGAGAAAAAATGCAGACTCACACGATGCTGCAGGTGCACAGCTATGCCCGAGAGCAGCAGCCCTGTCATCTCCCGCTCGGAGGCGCCACGGTGTCACCATCTCAGTCACCGGCCAGTGGAAACACGGAATCGAGGCTAGAATCTAGAATATCTCTCACCAAAGTGGTACCCAGTCAAACGGAACATTCTGTGGAGAAGGACCACACACCCAGTGTTTCGATGCCCAATGATTTTCAGAATGCGGCCATCGCTGAGCCCACCTGCCTTACACAGTCCGCCGAGGTCAACAAAATGGAGATCCCCAAgaaccaaaacaaaagacag AATAGCCAATGCCCTCTATGGGATAGTGGCATTATCATCGTGAAAGACACCATTCCTGTCAAACAGCCAATTCAAGTGAAGGTGATTTCTCAGAGTCATGAT GTGTCAGAAGAGCAGTCCTACTGCATGTCAGTGGCCACCAAGCAACAGCACCAAGACCAGCTCAGAAAACTTCCACGCCACCACCCTCTCTTTAGAGAGATACTCAGCGAAGATG AAATTTATGAAGATGTGACGGTGgagcaagaagaaaaagaggaatgGGCAAAACCACTAAGGAACCTGTGGCAGTCTCGGCCTATAAAGCCCCAGGTAGAGTGGGAGTACAATAAGAGAATGGGTGAACAGGCTCCATACTGCTCCATCTGCCTGCTTTTCTACACCCACTATCAG TCTGAGGGCAGCGACGGGAATTCCAGTGTGACGTTGGTGAACCGCCAAGGTTGCCAGTGGTCCAAACCTCTTATTCCTGAAATGTGTTTCAACACGCACACCAACAAGGCCAGCGATAGCGGGGAAGGCCAGCTGTCCAACCCTCACATCACAGAGGACGGCACTAGCCGGCTGCTCAGCTGTTCTCAGTGCTGCGTCCGTGTACACACCA GTTGCTATGGTGTAACCAGAGAGGAAACAGAGCAGGATGACTGGCTGTGTGCTCGCTGCAAAGCTGAGGCTACCCTTGAG